A window of Misgurnus anguillicaudatus chromosome 3, ASM2758022v2, whole genome shotgun sequence genomic DNA:
AGTCAGGGTTTCACAGGCGGTGTCACGAATGAAAATAACCTTCCTGTAATGGAAATGTAAGGAAAACTGACCTTTTGTGGACAATAGTTAAGATGGTCAATGTCAACCAAACTTTATATTTCTTAGTCAATATCCTATAtcttaaaaatataacatatttcGTGTTTCTttgtttaacaaaaataaaatatattaaaaaattggtTTCTTTTCTTACTTGGTTTCTTTTTTCTGGAGGCAGAGAGGGGTCACCATCctaataataaagtaaatataatgtaaacctTTCTTATACTTCAATAACAATAgctatagaatagaatagaatagaatagaatagaatagaatagaatagaatagaatagaatagaatagaatagaatagaaaagTACAGTACATACTATGAGCTCTCTGTACTTCTTCTTCAGCCCTTGGTGGCGCTCTCGGAGCTGATTCGCCATCAGTTTGAACTGATCCCGTTCCTGTTGGCAGGTGTCCAGCTCTTTTGATAAGATCAGGAGTGCCTCCTTTTTGCTCTCCAGCTTTCTCTTGCACACCAGGAACTgggcaaaaaaagaaaacaatagtGTTTCAATGCTTCAGATGAGGGCATTAGTCACTATTGCATGATCAAAGTAGGCACACTGATTTTGAAAAAAGCTTTAATATGGTGCATGTCTGACGTTTCACCACAGAGCACTATTAACGTCTTGCATTAAATatgcattaaaatgtaaacaccTTCCGACTGTTGCTAGGTCTATTGGTTGTTTTAAAGAGGCTGGTGCTTTCTTTTACTTGTTGTAAATACGTCTCTAATAAAATTGATGAATGTAAATAGATTTGGGTCTTAACAATGATCTTGTATGCAAAACTATCActtttaatattgttttttaattcatttgaTTTTAGATCCAAGTCCAACTCAATGCTGTCCACTGATCTTAACATAGAGAAAGAAGATTTAATCTAATCCCTCTTGATATTATCGTGTCATGTCTGACCTTCAGCTttggattttattttaattattttattactgtGCTGTGTTTTCTGAAACACGCTCAGTGCAATACTGCAAAAAATATGATATTTGAAGAGAATGACAAGCTGTCATGTGAAATGAAGTAAACACTGGTTACATTTAGACGCACGTTTTTCTGAGATACATCGACCTATATTACCTTGCATAAACGTCAATAATTTTATACATTCACAACAACACACAAAAGCAGATTAAAATATGCCTCTATAGTGTTACAGAATGATTCATATAGTGCAAAAAGAGCATCTAACGTTTCTCACCTCGTTCACCAAACCTTGCCAATCACTTTCGGTTCTTCTAGAAGTGTTCATTATTATCGCCTCGGGTTTATTCTCCGAAACAATGATGGAATTAAAATATAAACTGTTACGGCGTAAGCATCTATTGCGACGCGGAGGACACGGTTACATGTTTCAGGCTTTATCAACCTCACGTACATCACTTCCGGCTGCGATGATGATGGCCAACAGCAGCGCGTGTCTCTAAGACAGACAAGTGTAAAGCTATGGcgctgtaataaataaatagatatataatgttttatttaacctAATATTTTGGTTATGATTCGCGtgattgtgtcatttttgtcgCAAAATTGTCTTTGCAAAttcattgtattatttttttgctgCGAACTTCAAGCACATTATTAATAAACTTGATGTTTTACATATACAGCGTTTTCCTAGACGGTTTAAATTATGTTATCACTTGCAATTATATAagataaaatattatatatattacatCATTATATaagataatattaaaatattaagtatTTTAGTGCAGTGCGTTTATAACAAGCCCACTAGCCATTCCACATAGCATTCCTAGATATGTGTTTTAAACCTTACCATAGTAATTTTTgaagtatactacagtttacattcacaataacactACAGAATggtatacattaacaaagtgttttaattactttaatataaaatatactacAATTCGCTGTAGTTTACTGTAATGTAGTTTTTCATGTGGAAACcattgtaaatgtttgtatacaaaaaaatatgataaattataaagcctTTACTCATAAACATTATACTTGTTGCTGTACCCATACGAccaatatttcaaaatataccaaaaattGCCAAAATTAAATGtgcagaaatatattttaaaatatgtgggGGGAAATTCactcatatatatttttttttgctattttgtgtataatttgaaatatgtttaaaaatatatataatttaaaccaTTTAACTTTGTATGTTAAAAACTAGTAAACATAACAAGtttgaaaagattaaaattaaatattttatattttcaaaatataaaaatatactttttaagcaaaaatatacttaaaaagtATGAAGTTTTAGATTTTATAGTCTACATACTCTTTGTAtgtacaaacttttatattttacccAGGAATAATGTATTTTTCCAATATGTGTGGttaaattagaaatgtatttgttgcccctgatatacattttaaaatatgtgttaggttaaaactaaatatattttaaaattacaaaatatatttttcattaagctttactttctactttaaaatgtatttatgatacatttaaaacatatttttggccagagacaTTTTTTTGCCATGtggtattaaaggtgcagtatgtaaattttagcagtggtgaggttgcaaattgcgaCCAACGGCTCGTCCACAGCtgacccctcgcttttgaaatacatagagaagctatggtagatgccacaggacaaacatgtctaCATCAGAGGCAacttattaaataaagtttgtctgttaagggcttctgtagaaacatggtgacacaaaatggtggcttccatgtaagggaacCTGCAGTGTATGTAGATGCTAAGGTAATTAAAACGTAATGCTTCATTATTTGAGGTCTTTATAcactttatatactttatatattatattgcatttctgtcaagagattcttctaaaagttacacactgcacctttaagagagAATTTAGTTAAGCAGTATCTGACTTATTTCAAAGATTTGCATACTGCTTTAATAACACTACAAAACTTATACACCTGCTTTAATAATATACAAACCTATATGTATAGCTTCTATTATTCAGTAAAGCTTCTATTCACTATATTATATTCACTGTGCTCACCCATATCTTACACAAACTTATCTTGTGCACTATCTTGGTATCAAGATACAATGAGCACTCCCCTAAACAATAGCAGCACAACCTATACACTAAACATGCCTTCAGTGTTGCTTTATGTAGGCTGTATATAAAGTACACCACTGCCTCTGGATTGATTTCTCTTTCACACAAAATGATGAGCAAagcaaaatgtgttgttttatttatttatttattttaattattatatgTCCAAATGTACATTCAGTATATTGTTTTGCCATCTATAGTAATAAAACTAACAAATAGGTCCTCCTCTGCATAATAACaatagtaaataaataatatttaaaaaatgcatggcTTTCATTCTGTGAAGATTCTCTGCTGAATACTACCATCCTTGCATCAAGTAAAAATAGCTTAACAGTTAGGCTAGTTCAACCATGACATAATATCAGTGCCTTGTATTTAACCTGAAGCCCAAGTACCCATTATACAGTATATCATGAAAGAGCCCTGATATGTTAAAACAGTCAGATATGCTGCAtacatttgcatacatttaCTAGCAGCGCAATATTTATTATAGTGTTCATGGAAAATGttgcatacattttcttttgcaAGGCAGAAGACGGAGAGCATTATGTTTCAGCCTTTTAGTTGGCAAAACATTACATTCATAAATATTATGGTTACATGTGTACACATATTCAAAAAGAGATAAATAACAGCATGTATCTCTTAGCTTCATTTGCTAATGTCAACTGAAATATGTTCGAACACTTTGGTTTTGCCTTTAAAGCTGGTGGCCAGCACAAAGTCACGCTGGTCAGTGGAGAGTGCTGTAAATGAGCGTGGCCATTGAACATACACATCCCTGAACTTGAAAAATCTTTGGTTCTCCTCGTCCCATCTGAAGATATGAGAGAAAGAGTAATCGCTGCTCAGAATCAAATAGTGCTGGTCATTGAATGTGACAGGCTGCAATACTGTGGCTCCACGTGAAGGGAAACCCTGTATTTCTTCAAAACGTTTGCCCGTCCACCGCATGACTTTCGAGTCACCAATGTAGCAGGCGAGGGCGAGGTAGAGAACATTCTTGATCCTAAAGGCCTTCACGTTAACAATGTCATCCATGTTGGGTATCTCATCAAGTAGAGCGAACTTCTGGGTGCTCTTGTTCCACTGGTAGATAACAGGAACCTGCGAACGGCTTACCAGTATCAGTACAGACTTGCCGTCTAAATCCAAAAACTCTGCATCTGTATCACGATACCATTCGTGAAGAAACTGGAATGGATAGAAAGAGGTTTCATTCCACTTAAAAACAGTTGTCATTCCAGCTTTGGAACTGTCCACAATAAGGAAGAACCAGTCGCTGCCAATCTGAAAGACTTCGATCTCATTTGGCTTGGACACGTTAAGCGTTTCGACTGCTTGAAACTTGGTAAACTTATTCTGCGTTCGGTCATATCTGTAGACGAGGGAGCCATCGAAAAGCTGGGAGACAATGACAAAGGCCTGCTCATTGATCACAACAGACCTGCACCCAACAACAGATCGCCCTGTGATATTATCCAAAGGCCTGAATTTGGTCTCAATGTGATCCCATTCCATGATTATGCAGCTG
This region includes:
- the lgi2b gene encoding leucine-rich repeat LGI family member 2b; protein product: MDLTNVKLSFNRKCVVLTLLIICSFHLSRSKRVSKCPSGCTCTTDSIICVGSPFIPRSIPSDINSLSIVNCSFPEIQEAMFSLMPSLQLLLLSSNSFSAIKEDAFSGLPHLEYLFIEGNNIEDISKYAFRGLRDVTHLSLANNNLKTLPRGLFSDLRSLIELDLRGNLFQCDCDSMWLMLWLKRSNATVSDVYCASPSSMKGVLLKDVPERHSKCVSTDFVEHQIINTQSMSADIFSYKDDIYIAMAVPNSDSCIIMEWDHIETKFRPLDNITGRSVVGCRSVVINEQAFVIVSQLFDGSLVYRYDRTQNKFTKFQAVETLNVSKPNEIEVFQIGSDWFFLIVDSSKAGMTTVFKWNETSFYPFQFLHEWYRDTDAEFLDLDGKSVLILVSRSQVPVIYQWNKSTQKFALLDEIPNMDDIVNVKAFRIKNVLYLALACYIGDSKVMRWTGKRFEEIQGFPSRGATVLQPVTFNDQHYLILSSDYSFSHIFRWDEENQRFFKFRDVYVQWPRSFTALSTDQRDFVLATSFKGKTKVFEHISVDISK